The following coding sequences are from one Helicoverpa armigera isolate CAAS_96S chromosome 2, ASM3070526v1, whole genome shotgun sequence window:
- the LOC126055237 gene encoding cathepsin B: MVTSCVAVVLCALAVVAVDRLHPLSDEYIQEINLKQNSWKAGRNFRPDTPMSYIKNLLGARRGEKKNLPIMKYDAELIANLPVSFHPSDKWPNCPSLNEIRDQGSCGSCWAFGAVEAMTDRYCIHSNQTLNFHFSAQDLLTCCDNCGSCLGGGLLERAWRYWKDNGIVSGGSYNSSLGCQPYGIAPCKHSEQDPLPPCGEGYYTPQCETSCESGYDSDYQTDKRHGKEVYTLRSNEDDIKAELFKNGPVEASFGVYSDFLHYKHGVYVKLANATYLGGHAIKILGWGVENG, from the coding sequence TGTGTAGCTGTTGTGCTATGTGCACTAGCAGTTGTCGCTGTCGATAGACTGCATCCACTCTCTGATGAATATATACAAGAGATTAATTTGAAGCAAAACTCTTGGAAAGCCGGCAGAAACTTTAGACCTGATACCCCTATGTCCTACATTAAGAATCTACTGGGTGCACGCAGGggtgaaaagaaaaatttacCAATAATGAAATATGACGCCGAACTTATTGCAAATCTTCCGGTGAGCTTCCACCCGAGTGACAAATGGCCAAACTGTCCTTCCTTAAACGAGATCAGAGACCAAGGATCGTGCGGCAGCTGTTGGGCGTTTGGTGCTGTAGAAGCCATGACCGACCGGTACTGTATACACTCCAATCAGACATTAAATTTCCATTTTTCTGCTCAAGACCTTCTGACTTGTTGTGATAATTGTGGTTCATGTCTCGGCGGAGGTTTATTGGAGAGAGCTTGGCGCTACTGGAAGGACAATGGTATTGTATCAGGAGGAAGTTACAACTCAAGTTTGGGTTGTCAGCCATACGGAATCGCTCCCTGTAAACACAGCGAACAAGATCCGTTGCCCCCCTGTGGTGAAGGATACTACACTCCACAGTGCGAAACGTCTTGTGAATCTGGTTACGACTCAGATTACCAAACGGACAAACGCCACGGTAAAGAAGTTTATACGTTAAGATCTAACGAGGATGATATAAAAGCTGAACTATTCAAAAATGGGCCTGTTGAAGCTAGCTTTGGTGTATACTCAGATTTTCTTCATTATAAGCATGGAGTTTATGTAAAATTAGCAAACGCCACATATCTTGGAGGACACgctattaaaatattaggttGGGGAGTAGAGAATGGATAG